The Paenibacillus sp. FSL R7-0345 DNA segment TGAGGAGTCTTCGTTTAAAACAATGTATCCTTCCGTCAGCACCATCTCCCACGGAATCAGACTGCCAAACCGCTCTATGGCTCTGCGGTGATGTCCGAGAATCCAGTCTGTGTGCGGCGTATTCAGCACCATAGGAATCATGTACAGGTCAAAGCCGGGAACAGCCGCCTCAAGCTCTGAAACCTCCAGTGCACAGGGAAGCTCATACCGCCGCAGCCTGGAGAGCAGTCCGGCCGTATTCTCATAAGTGACGCCGGTAGAGCCTCCTACCAGAATGGCATCCGTTCCGGACCGGCAAATAACATCAAGATCCCTGTCTCCAAGTTCACGGTCCGGGTCCAGCTTGAATACATGCCGCCAGGGCTGTATCATCTGCCGCATTTCGTTCATCCGTCGTCCATCCTTACTGTTTAAAAATACGAACACTTTTTCGCCTTTTAATTATAGTATATAACCGTCAGTTCACCAAGCTGATTTAATAAAAATCCGGCTGGAATTTATATCTCTATTTCAACTTGCAGGTAATCAGCGTACGCCCCGCATCCGGCCCAAGTCCTCTTCTGACACAAAATCCGTATAAAACCCGTCGACGCCCATCCGGGACAGCCTCGTGATTTCGTCCTCATCGTTAACGGTATGCACATAGACTCGGGCTCCCGCCTGTTTTAGCTTATGAACAAAGCTCTTGGTTGCTCTGGTCACCGGCATCGTAATCTCCACACCCGTTTCCTGTGCAAACTGAACCACCTGTTCATCACTGTCGTAGGACTGATATAACGTAAAGATCACTTCCGGAAAATCATAAACCTTCTTAACCACATCAAGCATATCACGGCTATAGATTTGAGGTACAATCCGCGAAAGCAGCGCAGGATCTTTACGGTTAGCAGCTTCTACGATGTGTTCAAACTGTCTGGTTACGAGCTCCGGCTCAAGCTCCTTTGTATCAGTCACGATGTAAGCATCCGGATAAGCCGCCATGAGGTCCATGATTTTATCGATATCCAGCGGGGAATAAAGCGTCAGTATCGGGCTGTCCATCACTTCCTCATAGCTGAGTACAGCACCCTGCTTGGCGGCCGGCAGCACATCGAGCTGACCAAGCAGCCGGCTCATATTCCCGGTCCATTCATGGCGGGCAACCAGCTTATCATCCGTAGTGAGCAGCAGATCCGTTTCAAATACACGGGTACCCTGTTCGTAGTTGGCAACAAAAGCATCCAGCGTGTTCGTATAGGTATGATTATTAATCCCGCCCATCGCATGGGCAATAACCTTGTGTGCAGTAAAACCGGTTGCCGGCTCCTCTTCCTGAGGCCAAAGCGTAATTACCAGCAGCAGGACGAGGGCGGCAGCCATGAGGATATATGCAGTCCGTTTTCTTTTATCCATAATAGAGGGTTTCCTTTACTGAAGATAGAGTAGAAAAAGCAAAAACGGCTGTGGCCTTATAGCAAGGAATTCAACCGTTTCTATGGGATCGTTATAAAATTAGTAGGCATTTTTGAAGCCGTTGCGGATTGTTCTGAAAATAATCCGGATATCAAACAGCAGTGACCAGTTCTCGATATAAAAGATGTCATGCTTGATCCGCTCCTCAATCGAGGTATCCCCGCGCAGACCGTTGCTCTGTGCCCAGCCGGTAATCCCCGGACGCACATGATGCTTAACCATATACTTGGGAATCTCGTCACGGAACTGCTCCACATAATACGGACGTTCCGGGCGCGGACCTACGACACTCATCTGCCCAAACAATACGTTAAAAAACTGCGGCAGCTCATCCAGGCTCGTTCGGCGGATAAAGGTCCCGAACCGCGTGCGGCGCGGGTCATCCTTGGTACTCCAGCCTGTGTCAACTTCAGAGTCCGTCTGCATTTTCATCGACCGGAACTTATACATCATGAAATTGCGGCGGTTCAGGCCTACCCGTTCCTGCTTAAAGATGACAGGTCCCGGTGATGTGAGCCGCACCCCAATGGCCACGATCAGCATAATCGGCGACAGCATAAGGATGGCGAACAGTGAGAAAACAATATCAAACGACCGCTTGGCCAGCCTGTTCCCGGCCATATCCAGCGGAATATCACGTACGTTAATCATCGGCATTCCGGCAAAATTATCGAAATACGGGCGCGCCGGAAGATAGTCAAAGAAGTCAGGGATGATCAGCGTCCGCATACCGGCTTTTTCGCAGGCAGCTATGATGGCAGGATATTTGGAGTGGGCATCCAGCGGCAGCGCCAGAATGACCTCATCGACCGGCAGCATTTCCAGGATCCCGGACAGCTCATCCACTGTGCCCAGAATCGGTTTGTAGCGCTGCTCCTCGATCCCGTCCCATTTATGGAAGTCATCCAGAAACCCGATCGTTTCATAACCCAGCTCCGGATACTGGATCAGGTTATTGTAGAATCTTTTGCCCAGAGAGCCTGCACCGATAATCAGCACAAACTGGCGGTTGTAGCCTTTTTCGCGTAATGATTTCAGCATCGTCTTCAACACATAGCGGTATAGCATAATGGACAAAATGTTAAAGCCCATATAAATGGCCAGATACTGGCGGGAAACATCAATTTCCTTCAGGAAGAACATCACGCCAAGCAGAATGAAAATCGCCATCACATGTACCTGGAAGATCTTCAAAAATTCATCGACAAAACGCTTCTTGCGCTTCGGCAGATAGAGTGAGAGCACAATCCCGATCAGCACGGAAATGGCACCGTACATAATGCTCCAGTAGGCATAAGATTCCACCGGGAGCGTGTTATAGGACTCCAGCCAGCCGCTGCGGAATTTCAGCCACCAGGCCGCCAGAAAGGACAGCTGGATTACCAGAAAGTCAGCAACCATATAAAGCTGGGTCAAAAACTTCTGATTACGGCGGATCATAATCTCACCTCAGCCTTCGATTCAATCTTTGGTCCCGCTTCTGCGGAAGCAGTAAGACTCTGTGCCGGAGTAGGCACCGGACGCGGTGCTCTCAGGGCATTGACGGCAAGTGACAGCATAAACTTGACGGCGACTCCGGCATACACCGTACCATTAACTATACTGTTGTACTGCCTGCTATAATGCTTACGGTGGAATAAGATCATCGCTCTGTGAAACTCATATACGATCTTGAACGGTCTGCGCCGCGCACTGCCGCCCTTCAGATGAATGATATGGGTCTGCGGATAATAATGAATTCCCCAGCCCGCTTCCTTAATCCGGTAGCACCAGTCCAGATCCTCACCATACATAAAGAATTCCTCATCCAGCCCGCCCACCTGATCAATCGTCTTACGCCGGACCAGCATAAAAGCCCCGACCAGGCAATCAACAGGATAAGCCTCATCCGGGTCCAAGTATCCTAACTGGTAACCGTTAAATCTGGGTTTGTCCGGAAACAGCTTGCTGAAGCCAAATGCGTAATAAAAAGAGGCGGCAGGTGTCGGGAACCCTCTCTTGCAGGCCTTATCCAGCGAGCCGTCCGGCAAAATAACCTTACAGCCCGAAGCCCCCAGATCGGGGCGGGTATCCATAAAGGCCACCATCGTCTCCAGCGTATCCCGGCGGATCACCGTATCCGAGTTCAGCAGCAGCACATAACGTCCGGAGGCAACCTCCATCCCCTGATTGTTGCCGCGGGCAAATCCGACATTCTCCTTATTCGCAATCAGCGTCACATCCGGAAACTCCCTGCTGATCTGCTCAACCGAATCATCGTGCGAGTTGTTATCTATTAAAATAATCTCATAGGAAAAGTTCGTATCCGACTCATACACCGACCTGATGCAGTCCATCGTCAGGCGGCAGGTGTTGTAATTGAGGATTAAAATACTTACATCTACATTCACTGCACTACGCTCCTGACAAATATAGTAATCTATCGACAACATTATAACATAAAAACCTCCCTGATAGGCAGCGGCCGGTTAGGGAGGTTTTTACAGAATTATTTTGGTTATTCCAGATTCGATGCTATTCATTAAGGAATTATATGCTAGCTTCTCTTACCAGCTGCCTTCTTCTGTACATATCGGCGTTTATCCTTCAGGCTGGTCAGCTGTGCCCGGAATGAGGACCAGGCTTTAATCAGGCCGGGTTCTTTAAGCAGCATATATCCATGTGCAGCAAGCTCATACGGTAGGGAGCGAATGAAGGTCTGAAGCAACGTGCGGGAGGGCTCATTCTTATAGATCATCTTATAGCGATTAATGTAGGAAATTCTGCGGATAAATATTGACTTGCCGCCCCGTCCGGCTGTCTTCCAGCCCCGCTCATGATAACCAATTGCTGCTGCATCAAAGTAAGCCTGCCAGCCGAACAGCTGAGCCCGCCATGCCACATCCACATCCTCTTTGTAGGCAAAGAAGTCTCCGTCAAAAAACTCTCCCTCAACGCTGATATCCTCAATCATCCGCCGGGAATACATTGCGGCTGCACCGGATACTCCGAATACGGCACCTGATTCCGTCCAATTCTCTGCCGGTTCTCCAGCCCCACGGTCGAATGCACGCCGGGCTTTGTTCATCCGCAGTCCTGTGCTGTCTACCAGGGTAGGGTCTGCCTTCAGGAGCAGCTTGCCTGTGGCACTGCCGATTTGCGGATTCTTTTCCATCTGGTTGACGAGTCTGGATACGTAGTCAGCGGCCAGGGCCAAGTCCGGGTTCAGTACTAGCACATAATCAGTATCAGTAGCAGTTATGGCCTGGTTATGGGCAGGGGCGAAGCCGGTGTTGACTTTTTTTTCAATAAGGATGAGCTTGGGCTTGGGCAGATCTGCACTGCTGTAAAATTCAGCCACCTTGCCAGCCGAGCCATCTCCGGAGGCATTATCCACTACAACAATGCTATGAATAGGATAATCCTGGGCAAGCACTGCGGTAAGGCATTCTGTAATATCATCTGCACTGTTATAGGTAACGATATGTATACTGACCGTTTTATGATTTAGCATGTCATAATAACCTCGAATCTTTGACATCATTTATAGGTTTGCT contains these protein-coding regions:
- a CDS encoding glycosyltransferase family 2 protein, whose protein sequence is MNVDVSILILNYNTCRLTMDCIRSVYESDTNFSYEIILIDNNSHDDSVEQISREFPDVTLIANKENVGFARGNNQGMEVASGRYVLLLNSDTVIRRDTLETMVAFMDTRPDLGASGCKVILPDGSLDKACKRGFPTPAASFYYAFGFSKLFPDKPRFNGYQLGYLDPDEAYPVDCLVGAFMLVRRKTIDQVGGLDEEFFMYGEDLDWCYRIKEAGWGIHYYPQTHIIHLKGGSARRRPFKIVYEFHRAMILFHRKHYSRQYNSIVNGTVYAGVAVKFMLSLAVNALRAPRPVPTPAQSLTASAEAGPKIESKAEVRL
- a CDS encoding glycosyltransferase family 2 protein, whose protein sequence is MLNHKTVSIHIVTYNSADDITECLTAVLAQDYPIHSIVVVDNASGDGSAGKVAEFYSSADLPKPKLILIEKKVNTGFAPAHNQAITATDTDYVLVLNPDLALAADYVSRLVNQMEKNPQIGSATGKLLLKADPTLVDSTGLRMNKARRAFDRGAGEPAENWTESGAVFGVSGAAAMYSRRMIEDISVEGEFFDGDFFAYKEDVDVAWRAQLFGWQAYFDAAAIGYHERGWKTAGRGGKSIFIRRISYINRYKMIYKNEPSRTLLQTFIRSLPYELAAHGYMLLKEPGLIKAWSSFRAQLTSLKDKRRYVQKKAAGKRS
- a CDS encoding phosphatidylinositol-specific phospholipase C/glycerophosphodiester phosphodiesterase family protein, whose translation is MDKRKRTAYILMAAALVLLLVITLWPQEEEPATGFTAHKVIAHAMGGINNHTYTNTLDAFVANYEQGTRVFETDLLLTTDDKLVARHEWTGNMSRLLGQLDVLPAAKQGAVLSYEEVMDSPILTLYSPLDIDKIMDLMAAYPDAYIVTDTKELEPELVTRQFEHIVEAANRKDPALLSRIVPQIYSRDMLDVVKKVYDFPEVIFTLYQSYDSDEQVVQFAQETGVEITMPVTRATKSFVHKLKQAGARVYVHTVNDEDEITRLSRMGVDGFYTDFVSEEDLGRMRGVR
- a CDS encoding heptaprenylglyceryl phosphate synthase — protein: MRQMIQPWRHVFKLDPDRELGDRDLDVICRSGTDAILVGGSTGVTYENTAGLLSRLRRYELPCALEVSELEAAVPGFDLYMIPMVLNTPHTDWILGHHRRAIERFGSLIPWEMVLTEGYIVLNEDSSVARLTNADSSLSGRAAAAYAEIADKLMGLPVVYLEYSGTFGDMNVVREVRESVEHSQLFYGGGITGEAEAEQAAALCDTVVVGNIIYRDVQQALLTVQAVKKTLKTTI
- a CDS encoding undecaprenyl-phosphate glucose phosphotransferase yields the protein MIRRNQKFLTQLYMVADFLVIQLSFLAAWWLKFRSGWLESYNTLPVESYAYWSIMYGAISVLIGIVLSLYLPKRKKRFVDEFLKIFQVHVMAIFILLGVMFFLKEIDVSRQYLAIYMGFNILSIMLYRYVLKTMLKSLREKGYNRQFVLIIGAGSLGKRFYNNLIQYPELGYETIGFLDDFHKWDGIEEQRYKPILGTVDELSGILEMLPVDEVILALPLDAHSKYPAIIAACEKAGMRTLIIPDFFDYLPARPYFDNFAGMPMINVRDIPLDMAGNRLAKRSFDIVFSLFAILMLSPIMLIVAIGVRLTSPGPVIFKQERVGLNRRNFMMYKFRSMKMQTDSEVDTGWSTKDDPRRTRFGTFIRRTSLDELPQFFNVLFGQMSVVGPRPERPYYVEQFRDEIPKYMVKHHVRPGITGWAQSNGLRGDTSIEERIKHDIFYIENWSLLFDIRIIFRTIRNGFKNAY